A region from the Gavia stellata isolate bGavSte3 chromosome 12, bGavSte3.hap2, whole genome shotgun sequence genome encodes:
- the TUSC2 gene encoding tumor suppressor candidate 2, which yields MGASGSKSRGLWPFASPAAGGGGAEGPGGQQALARARAARAATPFVFTRRGSMYYDEDGDLAHEFYEETIVTKNGRKRAKLKRIHKNLIPQGIVKLEHPRIHVDFPVIICEV from the exons atGGGCGCCAGCGGCTCCAAGTCGCGGGGGCTGTGGCCCTTCGCCTCtccggcggcgggcggcggcggcgccgagGGCCCTGGCGGGCAGCAGGCCCTGGCACGGGCACGGGCCGCGCGCGCCGCCACCCCCTTCGTCTTCACACGCCGCGG CTCCATGTATTACGATGAGGATGGGGATCTCGCCCACGAGTTCTATGAGGAGACAATCGTTACCAAGAATGGGAGGAAGCGCGCTAAGCTGAAGAGGATCCACAAGAACCTGATACCTCAG GGCATAGTGAAACTAGAGCACCCTCGCATTCACGTGGATTTCCCGGTGATCATCTGCGAGGTGTGA